The following proteins are encoded in a genomic region of Desulfovibrio sp.:
- the rpoB gene encoding DNA-directed RNA polymerase subunit beta has translation MGQLTKQFGKIKVSLPIPHLLNLQIDSYQKFLQEGVSDADRSPEEGLEGVFHTVFPIEDFNKTASLEFVSYEVGEPKYDQAECISKGLTYEAPMRIKVRLVVYDTDEASGNRTIRDIKEQDIYFGTLPLMTEKGTFIINGTERVIVNQLQRSPGIIFEHDGGKTHTSRKVLYSCRIIPMRGSWLDFDFDHKDILYVRIDRRRKMPATILFKAMGMSKEQILEYFYSQEHYRIESASNLFWEVRKDLYRKDNAYADIIDAQGNVIVKAGKPITKRSWRLICEAGIEAIEVRPDTLDAMFLALDVADPKTGEVLAEAADEITAGLLDRFREAGITRIAVLHTKGTDTSSSIRDTLVQDRIPDQQKAQEEIYRRLRPSSPPTPEIAASFFDNLFRNGDYYDLSPVGRYKLNQRLSLDEADDLRTLTDHDILTAIKVLVQLKDSHGPADDIDHLGNRRVRLVGELVENQYRIGLVRMERAIKERMSLQEISTLMPHDLINPKPVAAVLKEFFGTSQLSQFMDQTNSLSEVTHKRRLSALGPGGLTRERAGFEVRDVHTSHYGRICPIETPEGPNIGLIVSLTTFAKVNDYGFIETPYRVVRDARVTNDVVHLDASREGGQVVAQANARTDADGNLLDEYVTVRVKGEVEMNPREEVTLMDISPSQMVSISAALIPFLEHDDANRALMGSNMQRQAVPLLRAEKPLVGTGMEVDVARDSGACIVAPAPGKVEYVDADRLIVSYEGDVFPKQGGVRAYDLLKFHKSNQNSCFGQKPTCYPGMPVKKGQILADGPGIDEGELALGKNLVVAFMPWCGYNYEDSILISERTVREDTFTSIHIEEFEVVARDTKLGPEEITRDIPNVSEEMLRNLDESGIIRIGAAVKPDDILVGKITPKGETQLTPEEKLLRAIFGEKARDVKNTSLKVPPGVEGTIIDVKVFNRRSGEKDDRTLAIESHDTSVLDQKESDHLRALSDRTRVQIAPHVLGKQIAAAVPGKKKGEVLAEVGAALTEDVLEQIPVKKLAGLFKSKEVNDAVADVLKSYDQQVEYLKAIYDSKREKVTEGDDLPPGVIKMVKVHIAIKRKLSVGDKMAGRHGNKGVVSCILPEEDMPFFADGRPVDIVLNPLGVPSRMNIGQIMETHLGWGAKELGRQLAELVDSGAAMQVVREELKGVYNSPEISALVDSMSDEEFKASALKLRNGIVTKTPVFDGATEEEIWGWMDKAGLANDGKTTLYDGRTGVPFKNRVTTGVMYMLKLHHLVDEKIHARSTGPYSLVTQQPLGGKAQFGGQRLGEMEVWALEAYGAAYLLQEFLTVKSDDVTGRVKMYEKIVKGDNFLEAGLPESFNVLVKELMSLGLNVTLHQEEGKKKPKRVGYMKEREEEA, from the coding sequence ATGGGCCAGCTCACCAAACAGTTCGGCAAGATCAAGGTTTCCCTCCCTATCCCACATCTGCTGAATCTGCAGATTGATTCTTACCAGAAATTCCTTCAGGAAGGCGTTTCAGATGCCGACCGCAGCCCAGAGGAAGGGCTGGAAGGTGTGTTCCACACCGTCTTCCCCATTGAGGATTTCAATAAGACCGCCAGTCTTGAGTTCGTCAGCTATGAAGTCGGCGAACCCAAGTACGACCAGGCCGAGTGCATTTCCAAGGGGCTGACCTACGAGGCACCCATGCGCATCAAGGTGCGTCTGGTTGTCTATGACACCGATGAAGCTTCGGGCAACCGCACCATCCGCGACATCAAAGAGCAGGATATCTATTTTGGCACCCTGCCCCTGATGACGGAAAAGGGCACGTTTATCATCAACGGCACCGAGCGCGTCATCGTTAACCAGTTGCAGCGCTCGCCGGGCATCATCTTTGAGCACGACGGCGGCAAGACTCACACCAGCCGCAAAGTGCTCTATTCCTGCCGCATCATCCCCATGCGCGGCTCGTGGCTCGACTTTGACTTCGACCACAAGGATATTCTGTACGTCCGCATCGACCGCCGCCGCAAGATGCCTGCCACCATCCTGTTCAAGGCCATGGGCATGAGCAAGGAGCAGATTCTGGAATACTTCTACTCGCAGGAGCACTACCGCATCGAGTCGGCCAGCAACCTGTTCTGGGAAGTGCGCAAGGACCTGTACCGCAAGGACAACGCCTATGCCGACATCATCGACGCGCAGGGCAATGTCATTGTCAAGGCTGGCAAGCCTATCACCAAGCGCAGCTGGCGCCTGATCTGCGAAGCGGGCATTGAAGCTATCGAAGTTCGCCCCGACACGCTGGACGCCATGTTCCTGGCTTTGGACGTGGCCGATCCCAAGACCGGCGAAGTGCTGGCCGAAGCTGCGGACGAAATCACCGCAGGCCTGCTCGACCGCTTCCGCGAAGCGGGCATCACGCGCATTGCCGTGCTGCACACCAAGGGCACGGATACGTCTTCGTCCATCCGCGATACCCTGGTCCAGGATCGCATCCCCGACCAGCAGAAAGCGCAGGAAGAAATCTACCGTCGTCTGCGTCCGTCTTCTCCGCCTACCCCGGAAATTGCGGCCAGCTTTTTTGACAACCTGTTCCGCAACGGCGACTACTATGACCTGTCGCCCGTGGGCCGCTACAAACTCAACCAGCGCCTGAGCCTGGATGAAGCTGACGACCTGCGCACGCTGACCGACCACGACATCCTCACCGCCATCAAGGTGCTGGTGCAGTTGAAGGACAGCCACGGCCCCGCCGATGATATCGACCACCTTGGCAACCGCCGTGTGCGTCTGGTGGGCGAACTGGTGGAAAACCAGTACCGCATCGGCCTTGTGCGTATGGAACGCGCCATCAAGGAGCGCATGAGCCTTCAGGAAATTTCCACGCTCATGCCCCACGACCTTATCAATCCCAAGCCTGTGGCGGCTGTGCTGAAAGAATTCTTCGGCACCTCGCAGCTTTCGCAGTTCATGGATCAGACCAACTCGCTCTCCGAAGTGACGCACAAGCGCCGCCTTTCGGCACTGGGCCCCGGCGGTCTTACCCGTGAACGCGCGGGCTTTGAAGTGCGCGACGTGCACACCTCGCACTACGGACGTATCTGCCCCATTGAAACGCCTGAAGGCCCGAACATCGGTCTGATCGTTTCGTTGACCACCTTTGCCAAGGTGAACGACTACGGCTTTATCGAAACGCCTTACCGCGTTGTGCGCGATGCCCGCGTTACCAATGATGTGGTGCACCTCGATGCATCCCGCGAAGGCGGTCAGGTTGTGGCTCAGGCCAACGCCCGCACCGATGCCGATGGCAACCTGCTTGACGAATACGTCACCGTGCGCGTCAAGGGCGAAGTGGAAATGAACCCGCGTGAAGAAGTGACCCTGATGGACATTTCGCCCAGCCAGATGGTCTCCATCTCAGCCGCGCTCATTCCCTTCCTGGAACACGACGACGCCAACCGCGCGCTCATGGGTTCAAACATGCAGCGTCAGGCCGTGCCGCTTCTGCGCGCCGAAAAGCCCCTTGTGGGCACCGGCATGGAAGTGGACGTGGCCCGAGACTCCGGCGCGTGCATCGTGGCTCCCGCTCCGGGCAAGGTGGAATATGTGGACGCAGACCGCCTCATCGTTTCCTACGAAGGCGATGTGTTCCCCAAGCAGGGCGGCGTGCGCGCCTATGACCTGCTGAAGTTCCACAAGTCCAACCAGAACTCCTGCTTTGGACAAAAGCCCACCTGCTACCCCGGCATGCCCGTGAAAAAGGGCCAGATTCTGGCTGACGGCCCCGGTATTGACGAAGGCGAACTGGCCCTCGGCAAAAACCTGGTGGTCGCCTTCATGCCCTGGTGCGGTTACAACTACGAAGACTCCATCCTCATTTCTGAGCGCACCGTTCGCGAGGATACCTTTACCTCCATTCATATTGAAGAATTCGAGGTAGTGGCCCGCGACACCAAGCTTGGACCGGAGGAAATCACTCGCGATATTCCCAACGTCAGCGAAGAAATGCTGCGCAACCTGGACGAAAGCGGCATCATCCGCATCGGCGCAGCGGTCAAGCCCGATGATATCCTTGTGGGCAAGATCACGCCCAAGGGCGAAACCCAGCTTACCCCTGAAGAAAAGCTGCTTCGCGCCATCTTCGGCGAGAAGGCCAGGGACGTGAAAAACACCTCCCTCAAGGTTCCCCCGGGAGTGGAAGGCACCATCATTGACGTGAAGGTCTTCAACCGCCGCTCCGGCGAGAAGGACGACCGCACGCTGGCCATTGAAAGCCACGACACGTCCGTGCTGGACCAGAAGGAATCTGATCACCTTCGCGCTTTGTCCGACCGCACCCGCGTTCAGATTGCCCCGCATGTGCTGGGCAAGCAGATCGCCGCCGCAGTGCCGGGCAAAAAGAAGGGCGAAGTGCTGGCCGAAGTGGGCGCAGCCCTGACCGAAGACGTGCTTGAGCAGATCCCCGTGAAGAAACTCGCGGGCCTCTTCAAGAGCAAGGAAGTCAACGACGCAGTGGCCGATGTGCTCAAGTCTTACGACCAGCAGGTTGAATACCTGAAGGCCATTTACGACTCCAAGCGCGAAAAGGTTACGGAAGGCGATGATCTGCCCCCTGGCGTCATCAAGATGGTCAAGGTGCACATCGCCATCAAGCGTAAGCTCTCTGTGGGCGATAAAATGGCTGGCCGCCACGGTAACAAGGGTGTTGTTTCCTGCATTCTGCCGGAAGAAGACATGCCCTTCTTTGCCGACGGTCGCCCCGTGGACATCGTGTTGAACCCCCTGGGCGTGCCTTCACGTATGAACATCGGGCAGATCATGGAAACCCACCTTGGGTGGGGCGCCAAGGAGCTGGGTCGGCAGCTGGCCGAACTGGTTGACTCCGGCGCGGCCATGCAGGTTGTGCGCGAAGAACTGAAGGGCGTTTACAATTCGCCTGAAATCAGCGCCCTGGTGGACAGCATGAGCGATGAGGAATTCAAGGCCTCCGCCCTCAAGCTGCGCAACGGTATTGTCACCAAGACCCCGGTGTTCGACGGCGCGACCGAAGAAGAAATCTGGGGCTGGATGGACAAGGCTGGTCTTGCCAACGACGGCAAAACCACCCTGTACGATGGCCGCACGGGTGTTCCCTTCAAGAACCGCGTGACCACGGGCGTCATGTACATGCTCAAACTGCACCACCTGGTTGACGAAAAAATCCATGCCCGTTCCACTGGCCCCTACTCGCTGGTGACGCAGCAGCCCCTCGGCGGTAAAGCCCAGTTCGGTGGTCAGCGTCTTGGTGAAATGGAAGTGTGGGCTCTGGAAGCATACGGCGCGGCCTATCTGCTGCAGGAATTCCTTACGGTCAAGTCGGACGACGTGACCGGGCGCGTGAAGATGTACGAGAAGATCGTCAAGGGCGACAACTTCCTTGAAGCCGGTCTGCCCGAATCCTTCAACGTGTTGGTGAAGGAACTCATGAGCCTTGGCCTCAACGTGACCCTGCACCAGGAAGAAGGTAAGAAAAAGCCCAAACGCGTGGGCTATATGAAAGAACGCGAGGAAGAGGCATAA
- the rpoC gene encoding DNA-directed RNA polymerase subunit beta', which yields MSLDDLFTARGASTNVTNIRNLKAIQISIASPEAIREWSYGEVKKPETINYRTFKPERDGLFCAKIFGPVKDYECNCGKYKRMKHRGIVCEKCGVEVIASKVRRERMGHIELAAPVAHIWFLKTLPSKIGTLLDMTMADLEKVLYFDSYIVLDPGQTNLQKRQVISEDQYLQILDHYGTDEVLTVGMGAEAVRSLLEELELEKLRAELREEGESTKSQTKKKKITKRLKIVEAFLESDNKPEWMIMEVIPVIPPELRPLVPLDGGRFATSDLNDLYRRVINRNNRLKRLMELGAPEIIIRNEKRMLQEAVDALFDNGRRGRAIAGTNGRPLKSLSDMIKGKQGRFRQNLLGKRVDYSGRSVITVGPYLKLHQCGLPKKMALELFKPFIYAELEKRGHASTIKSAKKMVEREELVVWDILSEVVREYPILLNRAPTLHRLGIQAFEPLLVEGKAIRLHPLVCSAYNADFDGDQMAVHIPLSVEAQIECRVLMMSTNNILSPANGGPVIVPSQDIVLGLYYMTAERSFEQGEGMTFCAPWEVEAAYDGGQVSLHARVKVRMPDGHVYDTTPGRVLVSDILPEKLGFEHVNCVLTKKNIARLVGAAYRHCGIKATVILCDRLKDMGYEFATRAGVTIGVKDLTIPESKKHILAASQAEVDDIEHQYRDGIITRTEKYNKVVDVWTKATQDVSAEMIKDISYDILTDPKTGKQEKNQSFNPIFMMSNSGARGNQDQMRQLAGMRGLMAKPSGEIIETPITSSFREGLSVLQYFTSTHGARKGLADTALKTANSGYLTRRLVDVVQDVIVCEHDCGTVDGIELTHLKDGGDIKTPLAERVIGRVLLYPVFDPDDPNTVLMPENTLIEEKEAQLISDKGISSITVRSPLTCQAERGICALCYGRDLARGHLVNTGETVGIIAAQSIGEPGTQLTMRTFHIGGTASSTIEKNKFEAQNAGRVILNRVRSVTNRDGVELVLGKSGQLTIVDAQGREREKYILPNGARLLVHDGQEVTKGYVMAEWDPFNEPFVCEEEGVIRFTDIIDGKTVQEKVDDITRQASLTIMEYRTTNFRPSISICDEHGSVKKRSHAGTAAVYTLPVGSIIMIKDGADIQAGDIIARKPRETSKTKDIVGGLPRVAELFEVRKPKDMAVVSEIAGTVTYAGESKGKRKLVVTPEIGEAKEYLVPKGKHITAADGDFVEAGDPLTEGYPELHDILRTRGEKYLARYLVDEIQEVYRFQGVGIDDKHIEVIVRQMLKKVTVLDCGGTSFLVGEQVDKAEFKAENQKVIAEGRVPATAEPLVLGITQASLTTSSFISAASFQETTKVLTEASLKGKMDYLRGLKENVIVGRLIPAGTGYREYVNGDIVVPDQKERPDKFLEDLEENPVLVDLNN from the coding sequence ATGAGCCTGGACGATCTTTTCACCGCACGCGGCGCGTCGACCAACGTGACGAACATCCGCAACCTGAAAGCCATCCAGATTTCCATCGCATCGCCCGAGGCCATTCGTGAATGGTCTTACGGCGAAGTGAAAAAGCCGGAAACCATCAATTATCGTACCTTCAAGCCGGAACGCGATGGCCTGTTCTGCGCCAAGATTTTCGGCCCTGTGAAGGACTATGAATGCAACTGCGGCAAATACAAGCGCATGAAGCACCGCGGCATCGTCTGCGAAAAGTGCGGCGTCGAAGTTATTGCCTCCAAGGTGCGCCGCGAGCGCATGGGCCACATCGAACTGGCCGCGCCCGTAGCCCACATCTGGTTTTTGAAGACTCTGCCTTCCAAGATCGGTACCCTGCTCGACATGACCATGGCCGATCTGGAAAAGGTGCTGTACTTCGACTCCTACATCGTTCTTGATCCCGGTCAGACCAATCTGCAGAAGCGTCAGGTCATCTCTGAAGACCAGTACCTCCAGATTCTTGACCACTACGGCACGGACGAAGTTCTGACCGTGGGCATGGGCGCCGAAGCCGTGCGCAGCCTGCTGGAAGAGCTGGAGCTGGAAAAGCTGCGCGCCGAACTGCGCGAAGAAGGCGAATCCACCAAGAGCCAGACCAAGAAGAAAAAGATCACCAAGCGCCTCAAGATTGTTGAAGCCTTCCTTGAGTCGGACAACAAGCCCGAATGGATGATCATGGAAGTCATTCCCGTCATCCCGCCGGAACTGCGTCCTCTGGTGCCGCTGGACGGTGGCCGCTTTGCCACCTCTGACCTCAACGACCTTTACCGTCGTGTGATCAACCGCAACAACCGTCTGAAACGGCTGATGGAACTGGGCGCGCCCGAAATCATCATCCGCAACGAAAAGCGCATGCTTCAGGAAGCTGTGGACGCGCTCTTCGACAACGGTCGTCGTGGCCGCGCCATTGCAGGCACCAACGGTCGCCCGCTCAAGTCGCTTTCCGACATGATCAAGGGCAAGCAGGGCCGCTTCCGTCAGAACCTGCTCGGCAAGCGCGTTGACTACTCCGGCCGTTCGGTTATTACCGTTGGCCCTTACCTCAAGCTGCACCAGTGCGGTTTGCCCAAAAAGATGGCGCTTGAGCTGTTCAAGCCCTTCATCTATGCCGAACTTGAAAAAAGAGGCCACGCCTCCACAATCAAGAGCGCCAAAAAGATGGTGGAGCGTGAAGAGCTGGTAGTGTGGGATATCCTTTCGGAAGTGGTGCGCGAATACCCCATTCTGCTCAACCGCGCCCCGACCCTGCACCGTCTGGGCATCCAGGCCTTTGAACCCCTGCTGGTCGAAGGCAAGGCCATCCGTCTGCACCCGCTCGTCTGCTCGGCCTACAACGCCGACTTTGACGGTGACCAGATGGCCGTGCACATTCCCCTTTCGGTGGAAGCGCAGATCGAATGCCGCGTGCTCATGATGAGCACCAACAACATTCTCTCGCCCGCCAACGGCGGCCCTGTCATCGTGCCATCCCAGGATATCGTGCTTGGTCTGTACTACATGACCGCCGAGCGCAGCTTTGAGCAGGGCGAAGGCATGACCTTCTGCGCCCCCTGGGAAGTGGAAGCCGCCTATGACGGCGGACAGGTTTCGCTGCATGCCCGCGTCAAGGTGCGCATGCCCGATGGTCACGTGTACGACACGACCCCCGGCCGCGTGCTCGTGAGCGACATCCTGCCCGAAAAGCTGGGCTTCGAACACGTCAACTGCGTGCTCACCAAGAAGAACATTGCGCGTCTCGTGGGCGCGGCCTACCGCCACTGCGGCATCAAGGCCACGGTCATTCTGTGCGACCGCCTCAAGGACATGGGTTACGAATTCGCCACCAGGGCGGGCGTGACCATCGGCGTGAAAGACCTCACCATTCCTGAAAGCAAGAAGCACATTCTGGCTGCCTCGCAGGCGGAAGTGGACGACATTGAACACCAGTACCGCGACGGTATCATCACCCGTACTGAAAAGTACAACAAGGTGGTCGACGTGTGGACCAAGGCCACACAGGACGTTTCGGCAGAGATGATCAAGGATATCTCTTACGACATCCTCACCGATCCCAAGACCGGCAAGCAGGAAAAGAACCAGAGCTTCAACCCGATCTTCATGATGTCCAATTCGGGCGCTCGTGGTAACCAGGATCAGATGCGTCAGCTCGCGGGCATGCGCGGTCTTATGGCCAAGCCTTCTGGTGAAATCATTGAAACACCTATCACTTCTTCGTTCCGCGAAGGCCTGTCGGTGTTGCAGTACTTCACCTCCACCCACGGCGCTCGTAAAGGTCTGGCCGATACGGCTCTTAAAACGGCCAACTCCGGTTACCTTACCCGCCGTCTGGTTGACGTTGTGCAGGACGTTATTGTCTGCGAGCACGACTGCGGCACAGTGGACGGCATCGAACTGACCCACCTCAAGGACGGCGGCGATATCAAAACCCCGCTGGCCGAGCGCGTCATTGGCCGTGTGCTGCTCTACCCCGTGTTTGATCCCGATGATCCAAACACCGTGCTGATGCCCGAAAACACGCTTATCGAGGAAAAGGAAGCCCAGCTTATCAGCGACAAGGGCATTTCCTCCATCACCGTGCGCTCGCCCCTTACCTGCCAGGCCGAACGCGGCATCTGCGCCCTCTGCTACGGGCGCGACCTTGCCCGCGGGCACCTGGTCAACACGGGCGAAACCGTGGGTATCATCGCAGCCCAGTCCATCGGTGAACCTGGCACGCAGCTTACCATGCGTACCTTCCACATTGGTGGTACGGCTTCGAGCACCATTGAAAAGAACAAGTTTGAAGCCCAGAACGCAGGCCGGGTTATTCTTAACCGCGTGCGTTCCGTTACCAACCGTGACGGCGTTGAACTGGTGCTCGGCAAGAGCGGCCAGCTCACCATTGTGGACGCGCAGGGCCGCGAACGCGAAAAATACATTCTGCCCAACGGTGCACGCCTGCTCGTCCACGACGGTCAGGAAGTGACCAAGGGCTATGTGATGGCCGAATGGGATCCGTTCAACGAACCCTTTGTCTGCGAAGAAGAAGGCGTTATCCGTTTTACGGACATCATCGACGGCAAGACCGTGCAGGAAAAGGTGGACGATATTACCCGTCAGGCATCCCTGACCATTATGGAATACCGCACCACCAACTTCCGCCCGTCCATCTCCATCTGCGATGAACACGGCAGCGTCAAAAAACGCAGCCACGCAGGCACGGCGGCGGTTTACACCCTGCCTGTCGGCTCCATCATCATGATCAAGGACGGCGCAGACATCCAGGCCGGCGACATCATCGCCCGTAAGCCCCGCGAAACATCCAAGACCAAGGATATCGTGGGTGGTCTTCCGCGCGTGGCCGAGCTCTTTGAAGTTCGCAAGCCCAAGGACATGGCCGTGGTTTCCGAAATCGCGGGTACTGTCACCTACGCTGGCGAATCCAAGGGCAAGCGCAAGCTGGTGGTTACGCCTGAAATCGGCGAGGCCAAGGAATACCTGGTACCCAAGGGCAAGCACATTACCGCTGCTGACGGCGACTTTGTGGAAGCGGGCGATCCGCTGACCGAAGGCTACCCCGAACTGCACGACATTCTGCGCACCCGTGGCGAAAAGTACCTTGCCCGCTACCTGGTGGACGAAATCCAGGAAGTGTACCGCTTCCAGGGCGTGGGTATCGACGACAAGCACATCGAAGTTATTGTGCGTCAGATGCTCAAAAAGGTTACGGTTCTTGATTGCGGCGGCACCAGCTTCCTCGTGGGCGAGCAGGTGGACAAGGCCGAATTCAAGGCCGAAAACCAGAAGGTCATTGCCGAAGGCCGAGTGCCAGCTACAGCGGAACCGCTGGTGCTGGGTATCACCCAGGCTTCGTTGACCACCTCTTCGTTCATCTCGGCGGCCTCCTTCCAGGAAACCACCAAGGTGCTCACCGAAGCTTCGCTCAAGGGCAAGATGGACTACCTGCGCGGCCTCAAGGAAAACGTCATTGTGGGTCGCCTCATTCCTGCCGGTACCGGCTACCGCGAATACGTCAACGGTGATATCGTGGTTCCCGACCAGAAGGAACGCCCCGACAAGTTCCTTGAAGACCTTGAAGAAAATCCTGTGCTGGTTGACCTGAACAACTAG
- a CDS encoding cytochrome c3 family protein — protein sequence MREKLIRFRTTLPCLLLLICGLAALPGAALGNELVPVTTPAVSKPEMPKVFFPHDKHVDAVEAMNGDCSTCHNMTDAGMSETLKDVTSVPAKKQVTYMHTACTDCHVKAGKGPRLVDCRVCHSERTASEFAGKKK from the coding sequence ATGCGGGAAAAACTTATCAGATTCAGAACCACTCTCCCCTGCCTGTTATTATTGATCTGCGGCCTGGCGGCATTGCCCGGCGCGGCGTTAGGAAACGAGCTTGTGCCCGTTACTACGCCCGCCGTGAGCAAGCCAGAGATGCCCAAGGTCTTTTTTCCCCATGACAAGCATGTGGATGCAGTGGAGGCCATGAACGGCGACTGTTCAACCTGCCACAACATGACAGATGCAGGCATGTCTGAAACCCTCAAGGACGTAACATCGGTTCCGGCGAAAAAGCAGGTTACCTACATGCACACCGCCTGTACCGATTGCCACGTCAAAGCTGGCAAGGGCCCGCGTCTTGTGGACTGCCGAGTCTGCCACAGCGAACGCACCGCATCTGAGTTTGCCGGCAAGAAGAAATAG
- the hmcE gene encoding sulfate respiration complex protein HmcE codes for MLDFITGPLFIISIAVFVVGLLVRAVLYVRGLDARLERVAYSYHTERSIPGALASIFKWLIPGGTSGWRAQPVATILFFLLHFGAVLIPLFLLGHTVLLETYVGISLPSLPGGVADVLAIMALSGIVLLALRRLSSPALRQLNSGQDWLILLLTFLPFATGLMARLDGGAYQTWMIAHVLSGELFLLLAPFTKLSHIVLFFMSRAQIGMDFAIKRGGATRGGAFPW; via the coding sequence ATGCTGGATTTCATTACAGGACCACTTTTCATTATTTCAATTGCCGTATTTGTCGTCGGCCTGCTTGTACGCGCAGTTTTGTACGTGCGTGGCCTGGATGCACGCCTTGAACGCGTGGCATACAGCTATCATACCGAGCGCTCCATCCCCGGCGCGCTTGCTTCCATCTTCAAATGGCTCATCCCTGGCGGCACCAGCGGCTGGCGCGCCCAGCCGGTTGCGACCATTCTTTTCTTTCTTTTGCATTTCGGCGCTGTGCTTATACCGCTGTTTCTTCTTGGGCACACGGTTCTGCTTGAAACCTATGTGGGCATAAGCCTGCCGTCGCTTCCGGGCGGCGTTGCCGATGTGCTTGCAATCATGGCCCTTTCCGGCATTGTTCTGCTTGCCTTGCGGCGTCTTTCCTCACCGGCGCTCAGGCAGCTCAACAGCGGTCAGGATTGGCTTATTCTGCTTTTGACCTTTCTGCCCTTTGCCACGGGTCTTATGGCGCGCCTTGACGGTGGAGCCTACCAGACGTGGATGATAGCCCATGTGCTCAGCGGCGAACTGTTTCTTCTGCTGGCCCCCTTCACCAAGCTTTCGCACATTGTCCTCTTCTTTATGTCCCGTGCGCAGATCGGCATGGACTTTGCCATTAAAAGAGGCGGCGCAACACGCGGCGGCGCTTTCCCCTGGTAA
- the hmcF gene encoding sulfate respiration complex iron-sulfur protein HmcF, which yields MSELLCTPTPVTTKEGILDLLKDKGGAQYYAQMKEMKVDQEALARDLEQTCKSRTRTWLSVCAHCAMCADSCFFYRTNNNDPTQIPSYKIQATLGELLRRKGKVDAEFMIKCMDAAWGKCTCCNRCAVYCPHGIDTGVMFSYLRGILFKHGFIPWEMKIGSGMHRVYGAQMDVTEEDWVETCEWMVEEQQDEWPDLEIPVEKENADVMYILNAREVKHYPEDIAQAAILFHVTDTNWTVPREGWENTSLTMFAGDWEGCAQNVKRIYAAIERIKPKVVVGTECGHAHRATVVEGPYWAGRESGDPPVRFMHYVEWVAEMLRTGKIKIDPAKKLKMPCTLQDSCNYVRSHGLGKATREIMSYIAEDFREMDPKGDHNFCCGGGGGLNGIGLYRKERNVGLKNKLDQIKATGAELVISPCHNCWDAIRDMMEVYEEHNIKWSFLKPLLVDMMIIPDHINHNEV from the coding sequence ATGTCCGAATTGCTGTGCACCCCAACCCCCGTCACCACCAAGGAAGGCATCCTTGATCTGCTGAAGGACAAGGGCGGGGCGCAATACTATGCCCAGATGAAGGAAATGAAGGTCGATCAGGAAGCCCTGGCCCGCGACCTTGAGCAAACCTGCAAATCGCGCACCCGTACATGGCTCAGCGTCTGTGCGCACTGCGCCATGTGTGCGGACAGCTGCTTTTTCTACCGCACCAACAACAACGATCCCACGCAGATTCCCTCGTACAAGATTCAGGCGACGCTGGGCGAACTGCTGCGCCGTAAAGGCAAGGTTGACGCCGAGTTCATGATCAAATGCATGGACGCTGCCTGGGGCAAGTGCACCTGCTGCAACCGCTGCGCCGTTTACTGCCCGCATGGCATTGATACGGGCGTTATGTTCAGCTATCTGCGCGGCATCCTTTTCAAGCACGGCTTCATCCCGTGGGAAATGAAAATCGGCTCCGGCATGCACCGCGTTTACGGGGCGCAAATGGACGTGACCGAAGAAGACTGGGTTGAAACCTGCGAATGGATGGTCGAAGAACAACAGGATGAATGGCCCGATCTGGAAATTCCTGTTGAAAAAGAAAATGCGGACGTCATGTACATTCTTAACGCCCGCGAAGTGAAACATTATCCTGAAGACATCGCTCAGGCCGCCATTCTCTTTCACGTGACGGACACCAACTGGACAGTGCCGCGCGAGGGATGGGAGAACACATCTCTCACCATGTTCGCTGGCGACTGGGAAGGCTGCGCGCAGAACGTCAAGCGCATCTACGCCGCCATTGAGCGCATCAAGCCCAAGGTGGTTGTGGGCACGGAATGCGGCCACGCCCACCGTGCCACAGTTGTTGAAGGCCCATACTGGGCCGGACGCGAAAGCGGTGATCCGCCGGTGCGCTTCATGCACTATGTGGAATGGGTTGCGGAGATGCTGCGCACAGGCAAGATCAAGATTGATCCTGCCAAAAAGCTCAAAATGCCATGCACCCTTCAGGATTCGTGCAACTATGTGCGCAGCCACGGGCTTGGCAAGGCCACGCGCGAAATCATGAGCTACATTGCGGAAGATTTTCGCGAAATGGACCCCAAGGGCGACCACAACTTCTGCTGCGGTGGCGGCGGCGGCCTTAACGGCATCGGCCTGTACCGCAAAGAACGCAATGTGGGCCTGAAAAACAAGCTGGACCAGATCAAGGCAACCGGCGCGGAACTGGTCATAAGCCCCTGCCACAACTGCTGGGACGCCATCCGCGACATGATGGAAGTCTACGAGGAACACAACATCAAGTGGTCGTTCCTCAAGCCGCTGCTGGTTGATATGATGATTATCCCTGATCACATCAACCACAACGAAGTATAA